Part of the Hevea brasiliensis isolate MT/VB/25A 57/8 chromosome 16, ASM3005281v1, whole genome shotgun sequence genome is shown below.
aaaatttattaagttattaaaaatttcataattttttattttttattaaatttcatagttgtaattaaaattataaattttaaacataaaatattaaaTGAATATATTTTATATGGCATTATCTatgattaatattttataatgttattaaaaaattatatgtgTTTTTTTAAAGGAATTTTCTTTTAAACAAataaatttttatcattttataaaAATGCGATGGAGAATTATACAAAATTATgttaaattactttattttttaataaactaattttaacTTCGCTTCGAAATAGTAAGCAGCCCAAGTCACTGGTCTGAACTCTGAACTCTGAAGCTGTTCTTGTTGCGGGATCTTGCTTACTCTCTCGGCGCCTCCATGACCAACTCCGAGCTCTTCCTCCTTTTGCTCACACTTCTCGGTCTTATCCTCTTCTTATCTGCATCTCCATCATCGCCCAATGATCGAGAAGAGCTAGAGACCCCCATCACTCGCTTTCAGCAATACCTCAGATTCAAAACCGCCCATCCCGACCCCAACTACACTGCCCCCGTCTCTTTCCTCACCTCCCTTGCCCAATCCATTGGTCTCGTTACTCAATCCTTAGAATTCACTCCTAACAAGCCTGTCCTCCTCGTGACCTGGCCAGGCAATAAACCATCTCTCCCTtcaattctctttaattcccacctTGACTCTGTCCCCGCTGAACCCGCTAAATGGTTTCACCCGCCTTTCTCCGCCGTCCGTACACCTGACGGGAAAATCTTCGCTCGCGGAGCACAGGACGACAAGTGTATAGCTATCCAGTATATAGAAGCCATCCGCAACTTGAAAGCCAAAAACTTTATCCCTACTCGCACAATCCACATTTCATATGTCCCCGACGAGGAGATTGGTGGAATTGATGGGGCAGCCAAGTTTGTTAATTCTAAGGAATTTCGAGATCTGAATGTTGGTTTCGCTTTGGATGAAGGGCAGGCCTCAGTGAATGACGAGTTCAGATTGTTCTTTGCCGATAGGTCGCCGCAGAATCTCATAATAAGGGCAAAAGGGGAACCTGGGCATGGTTCGAGAATGTACGATAATGGGGCAATGGAGAATTTAATGAAGAGTGTAGAGATTATTAGTAGCTTTAGGGAAAGTCAGTTCGATGTTGTTAAGGCTGGGAAAGCAGCCAATTCGGAGGTTATTTCAGTTAATCCAGTTTACTTGAAAGCTGGGATTCCTTCCCCTACTGTaagttgtgtttttttttttttttttttttaaggaataaCCCGACTGTAAGTAGTAGTTCCGTGTTTTAGTGGTGAAATTTGGAGCTTTCTTTGAAAATGGGTTTTAGTCAGTGTATGTTTCTGTTGATGTTAATAAGACATTTGTGCAGGGATTTGTCATGAATATGCGACCTTCAGAGGCAGAAGCAGGGTTTGATCTTCGATTGCCTCCTACAGCAGACCCAGATCTTATCAAGAAAAGAATTGCAGAAGAGTGGGCACCCGCTATACGTAACATGACATATGAGGTAACATGGATAATTGTCTTCAAAGATTGAAAGTTATTGATGTCATTCTAGAGTGAGGCCATGAAATAAGTTGGTTATATTTTATGTAGAATTTGCAATTCATTTATGTCAATATGTTGATCTTTATAGTGGTTATTTAATTTGACTGTTTGCAATTGAAAAACGGTCATAACTGTTTTGTGAAGTAAAGGGTTATGGTGATGCCATGGTGCTCCTTAACTGAATTCTGATAGCTTTTTATCTGCTCTGGCGCTTGTTTATCTAAGGTCGCATTTTTCACTACAATGGGTAATGCAAACGATGAAATTAGATATGGCATATAACATTCTGCAATGTGACAGCGTGATTCTGTTTCCCAAATACTTGAGTCACTTACAGTCATCTCTTATTCTATTTATTCTTTTAttgtctttaaaaaaaaaaaggttggttCATTTCCCTTTTAGTTTGCTCAAGTTGAGTTTTGTGTAATGGTGAATTATTGTGCTATGATTCCTTGATCCTGAATATGAATTTGCAGTAGAATTTGCCAAATGTGCATGCAAGACATGTGACGTGTGACTTCAAAAAGAAAAAATGGAGAGGAAAAAGTAGAACATGTTATTCATATTATCTTTTTCATGAATAAATGTTTCAAGACATCACTTCAAGTAAAGCTACCTTGTTAGATTCAAAGTTTGCATTTCAAAAGTCTTCACCTTTCTGTATTTTTTCAGGATTGTATTTGGTTTGGAGGGCATTCTCAGTGTTATTTTTGGGTTATGCttagattttaaaattttgtCATGGTAGTGTTGCTTGTGAGATTTAGGGATAACTGCCTGCAAAGTCTAAACCTTTTATTCATTTCAATTAAGTTCTAAACCTTCCAAAAACCAGAGTGTTAGTCCTTAAGCAGAATTTCGTTCATGGAATTTCTTAATGGACAAAATCAACATGATCTTCTCAACTACAAGTTATGTTAGCCCCAAAAATTGCCAAATGGGAGGATAGTCTTTTGAACCCATTGTATTGTTCTTTCTAAAGGTGTGCCTTAGGCAAGCCTCAAGCTCAACGCTCACCAAGCTCCATGCGCTTTGTTCTAGGCGCAAGACTCTATCAAGGCACACTTTCTTTATTTCCACCTTTTGTGAGTAGGCAAAAAGTACTACCATTCAACTGGAAATTTGCTGATCTACTAGAATTAATATTACTGGTCAATTTCATCAAACCAGCACCCCTAAAATTGCAAACCTCTCATATTTCCGTTTTCAACACTACCACCCTCTTATTatcattttcaaaaaaaatattacATCTACACCTATTTTAAAATCCGTGCCAAATACACCTGTTTTAAGATCTGTgccaaaggaaaaaggaaaaacatTATTTACTAACTTGAGAACTAATACTTTTTTAGTTCTTAAGATAAGGAAGATgatgaagatattgattttaaaaataaggaTCAAGAGGATGATAGTGTAGAAGAAGATTATGAtgctactcaactcaactcaactaaacctttatcccaaaaatttggggtcggctatgatGCAACTCTTGATGCAAATTAAATGGTAGTTATTTTAgtaacttatttttattttattttgattacaaAACTATTATTACTTGAATGcttattagttattattatttttagttttatattatttgaagtttgatggaatattcatatttatttgacttttatggatttttttttttttttttgcgcctGACCTTGCTCAGGCACGCACTTGCGCCTTGCACCTAGGTTCCAGGGCCCCTCGGCGCCTTGGTGCGCGTTGAGACTTTAATaaatatgttattattttttcttcttttcgttctttcttcttcttcatcttctttttttcttttggttTGTATTTGGTTACAAAAAATCTGCCAAAGAAGCTGATGAGGAGAGTAATAAAAATTGTGTCTCTCCTATTTGGCAATTTTCCTAACCCATATAATCTCCAACTAAGTAGAGAACAGTAGTTTTGTCCACTTATGCGCTAGATGTGCAATTTCATTAATGATAGGACTAGTGGATGGTTTTTGGAAAGAGTTATCTCCTAAAGTTACTAATTCAGAGCATTCATAACTCTTGGTGGCAGCGGAGGTGCCAATGTCAtgctacccttttttttttttttggtgtggTGGGGTGGGGGGTGGGGGAGGTACTAATTTATGAGGAGAGAAACATTGTGTTAATATACAATGGCGACCTTCCATGCCTGACACTGCATATGTACACCAAATGGTTGGGATGAGAGGAGGAGAGAAGGGGGAAGGGTTGGGGGAGAAGGAAAGAGATAGGAGGGGGGCAGAGGTGGAGAGCAAGAGAGTGGGGAGATGGGGGGAGAAAGAGgagagaaaaatatttaaaatatatttattttaattggcaataaaaaattatttcagTTTTGACCAATGGATACAATTGAAACGAAGTTTGGCAATTGGGATAAAATTGCCAAAATAAAAAGCTTTGGatatgattgaaaaaaaaaagtttggtTTTTTTGGCCATTAT
Proteins encoded:
- the LOC110638919 gene encoding uncharacterized protein LOC110638919, with translation MTNSELFLLLLTLLGLILFLSASPSSPNDREELETPITRFQQYLRFKTAHPDPNYTAPVSFLTSLAQSIGLVTQSLEFTPNKPVLLVTWPGNKPSLPSILFNSHLDSVPAEPAKWFHPPFSAVRTPDGKIFARGAQDDKCIAIQYIEAIRNLKAKNFIPTRTIHISYVPDEEIGGIDGAAKFVNSKEFRDLNVGFALDEGQASVNDEFRLFFADRSPQNLIIRAKGEPGHGSRMYDNGAMENLMKSVEIISSFRESQFDVVKAGKAANSEVISVNPVYLKAGIPSPTGFVMNMRPSEAEAGFDLRLPPTADPDLIKKRIAEEWAPAIRNMTYEIIEKGPIRDHMGRPLMTAADDSNPWWAVFRQAIAAAGGKLAKPEILSSTTDARFIRQLGIPAFGFSPMTNTPILLHDHNEFLKDTVFLKGIEVYEHIISSLSSFEEVHSI